CCGGCCGCCGTCTCCGACGAAGACGCCGCCGCGATGGCCGCGAAGATGAACACGCTGCTCACCACCATCGGCTTCTACGTCGGCGCCGAGCGCACCGTGCCGATCGACGCGGCCACCGCCGCCAGCTGGATGACGGTCGTGGATGACAACGGCCAGCTGCGCATCGAGGCCGACGCACAGGCGATCAGCTCGACCTCCGACTACCTCGCGCTCGTCGTCGACCGCGCACCGGTCAGCGCCACGAGCATCGTCGATTCGGGCGGCAACGTCCTCCGTGAGGAGCAGGCCGGTGTCACCGGCCGCACGGTCGGCGACACCTCCGACGTGGCGGAGAAGTTCGCCCAGCAGCTCGCCGCCGGCGATGGCGTCTTCGCACTCTCGGTCACCGAGGTCCCCTTCGAGACCGTCACGCTCTTCCGGCGGATCGACGTCGACCTCGGCGCGCAGCGCGCCACGCTGTATGAGAACGGCGCCGTCGTGGAGTCGTGGGCGATCTCCTCCGGTCTGGACGCGACTCCCACCCCGACCGGGAACTTCACCGTGTTCGCGCACACCGAGATCCAGGACATGATCGGCACGGACTACGTCACCAAGGATGTCCCGTGGAACACCTGGTTCGCGCCGGACATCGCCTTCCACGGCGCCTACTGGCACAACAACTTCGGCAACCAGATGAGTCACGGATGCGTGAACATGCCCATCTCGGTCGCGAAGTACGTCTACGACTGGGCGCCCGTCGGCCTCGAGGTCTCGGTCCACCACTGAGCGGACGTCTCCTCGCGAGACGCACGCGAAAGGGGCCGGATGCGATTCGCATCCGGCCCCTTTCGTGTGTTCGTCAGCGCAGAGCGTCGACGATGCCGTTCAGCGTGGCCGACGGACGCATGACCGCCTCGACGAGCGCGTCGTCCGGGCGGTAGTAGCCGCCGATCTCGACGGGCTTGCCCTGCACGGCGTTGAGCTCGGACACGATGGTCGCCTCGTTCTCCGCGAGGGTCGCGGCGATCGGCGCGAACGACGCCGCGAGTTCGGCATCCTTCGTCTGCGCAGCCAGCTCCTGAGCCCAGTAGAGGC
This genomic interval from Microbacterium sp. LWH11-1.2 contains the following:
- a CDS encoding L,D-transpeptidase — encoded protein: MKFVTDVISVPGAAQAHGDDDAATAVIAPTGAPTDSLPPTTGDQPLAWAPMEPAPKKRRLGLWIGLGLGVVAIGAGAASMVLIAPGTTVAGIPVGWMTPGAAADAINAHLAETEVVLTGDGEGTVLTGADLGAAVDATALADKAFATAPMWNLGAWMGEPVPADISFDIEQATSALRAAVPTSFEDPVDAGVAFDAATASYVTTPAEAGTGIDVGELNAAFVDAVAGGSKTLEFPGGPAEAPAAVSDEDAAAMAAKMNTLLTTIGFYVGAERTVPIDAATAASWMTVVDDNGQLRIEADAQAISSTSDYLALVVDRAPVSATSIVDSGGNVLREEQAGVTGRTVGDTSDVAEKFAQQLAAGDGVFALSVTEVPFETVTLFRRIDVDLGAQRATLYENGAVVESWAISSGLDATPTPTGNFTVFAHTEIQDMIGTDYVTKDVPWNTWFAPDIAFHGAYWHNNFGNQMSHGCVNMPISVAKYVYDWAPVGLEVSVHH